A window of Zingiber officinale cultivar Zhangliang chromosome 5A, Zo_v1.1, whole genome shotgun sequence contains these coding sequences:
- the LOC121980964 gene encoding uncharacterized protein LOC121980964, with protein sequence MDPCPFVRVLVGNLALRIPFAAPPAGGGVHNSSFPCFAKIRLDKSPHQNAAVPLVTPEDISAAAPSPSLSARFNLSQVDLDRISGKSSVFAAARGRARLKVAVYTGRQGATCGVTSGRLLGEITVTLDLKGVVAEGGGGRAVVFHSGWIELGAKKKKKVSSSLPQLYLTVRAEPDPRFVFEFDGEPECSPQVFQVQGQMRQPVFTCKFCCRSAGDRNLSVSSMHHEPGSSRNWLSSFGSEREKTGKERKGWSVTVHDLSGSPVALASMVTPFVASTGTDRVSRSNPGAWLVLRPGDGTWKPWGRLEAWRERDGGLGYRFELLADAAMGAGINLAESTLSSTKGGTFTIDLTGAAGSPLSRSLSRSTSPGCSPRGSGDFGYSLWPFSSYRGFVMSSTVAGEGRSGRPTVEVGVQHVGCSEDAAAFVALAAAVDLSVDACRLFSHKLRKELIAPDSLR encoded by the exons ATGGACCCATGCCCCTTTGTCCGGGTCCTGGTCGGCAACCTCGCTCTCAGGATCCCCTTCGCTGCCCCTCCCGCTGGCGGAGGCGTCCACAATTCCTCCTTTCCTTGCTTCGCCAAGATCCGCCTCGACAAGTCCCCCCACCAGAACGCCGCCGTCCCTCTCGTCACCCCAGAGGATATCTCCGCCGCCGCGCCATCCCCCTCCCTCTCCGCCCGCTTCAACCTCTCACAGGTCGACCTCGACCGCATCTCTGGCAAATCCTCGGTCTTCGCCGCAGCTAGGGGACGCGCGAGGCTGAAGGTCGCGGTTTACACCGGACGCCAGGGTGCGACGTGCGGAGTCACCTCCGGACGGCTCCTCGGAGAGATCACGGTGACACTGGACCTGAAGGGCGTGGTCGCGGAGGGCGGCGGCGGCAGGGCCGTTGTGTTCCACAGCGGATGGATAGAGTTGggggcgaagaagaagaagaaagtctcCTCATCGTTGCCGCAGCTGTATCTCACGGTGAGGGCGGAGCCGGATCCGCGGTTCGTGTTTGAGTTCGACGGGGAGCCGGAATGCAGCCCCCAGGTGTTCCAGGTGCAGGGGCAAATGAGACAGCCCGTCTTCACTTGCAAGTTCTGCTGCCGCAGTGCCGGCGACCGCAATTTGAGCGTCAG TTCGATGCATCACGAACCAGGGAGCTCTAGAAATTGGCTTTCGTCGTTCGGATCTGAGAGGGAGAAGACGGGGAAGGAGAGGAAAGGGTGGTCGGTAACAGTTCATGACCTTTCCGGTTCCCCCGTGGCCCTCGCCTCCATGGTGACCCCCTTTGTCGCCTCCACAGGCACTGATAGGGTAAGCCGATCCAACCCCGGCGCATGGCTCGTGCTCCGGCCTGGCGATGGCACTTGGAAGCCCTGGGGGCGCCTCGAGGCCTGGCGTGAGCGCGACGGAGGCCTTGGCTACCGCTTCGAGCTCCTCGCCGACGCCGCCATGGGCGCCGGCATCAACCTCGCCGAGTCCACCCTGAGCTCCACCAAGGGTGGAACGTTCACCATCGACCTCACCGGCGCTGCCGGCTCGCCTCTAAGCAGGTCCCTCAGCCGGTCGACCTCTCCGGGTTGCAGTCCTAGAGGCAGCGGCGACTTCGGCTACTCTCTGTGGCCCTTCTCCAGCTACCGCGGCTTCGTGATGTCCTCGACAGTTGCCGGCGAGGGGCGCAGCGGCCGCCCCACTGTCGAGGTCGGCGTGCAGCACGTCGGCTGCTCCGAGGACGCCGCCGCCTTCGTGGCACTGGCCGCCGCCGTCGACCTTAGCGTCGACGCCTGCCGCCTCTTCAGCCACAAGCTCAGGAAGGAACTCATCGCACCGGACTCGCTGCGTTGA